A genomic stretch from Desulfurellaceae bacterium includes:
- a CDS encoding dihydroxy-acid dehydratase, giving the protein DVAVSDEEMARRQAQWTMPPYKATRGTLYKYIKSVKNASEGCVTDE; this is encoded by the coding sequence TTGACGTTGCCGTCAGTGACGAGGAGATGGCACGCCGTCAGGCACAGTGGACCATGCCGCCGTACAAGGCGACGCGCGGGACGCTGTACAAGTATATCAAGAGCGTGAAGAACGCCTCCGAGGGCTGTGTGACGGACGAATAA
- a CDS encoding LLM class flavin-dependent oxidoreductase, producing MQRSVSIAFQTDKPLAAYGSLAKAVEDFGFGGVSVYNDMLYQPAWLPLLEIARHTTRVRIGPAAVNPFTCHPINIAGNIALLDEASHGRAYLGLARGAWLDFVGVHAQRPVTALREAFGCIRHLLSQSSEPYVGQVFSLAGGEALRWKIARPDVPFLLGTWGVQTLAACAKHISEVKLGGTANPAAVSQMRSVLKSSATHSQRSTDAIGLVVGAVTVVDADGKAARDLARREAALYLPVIAELDRSLAIEPELLARIRTASDAYDFERAGSYISDDLLRRVAFAGTPEQVADQAAAVFEAGAQRVEFGTPHGLSTAEGLRLLGERVLPALRDDS from the coding sequence ATGCAGCGCTCCGTCAGCATCGCCTTCCAGACCGACAAGCCTCTTGCCGCCTACGGGTCTCTGGCCAAAGCCGTTGAAGACTTCGGCTTCGGCGGGGTGAGCGTGTACAACGACATGCTGTATCAGCCCGCCTGGCTGCCCCTGCTGGAAATCGCCCGCCACACCACCCGTGTCCGCATCGGCCCTGCGGCGGTCAACCCGTTCACCTGCCACCCCATCAACATTGCCGGCAACATCGCCCTGCTCGACGAGGCCTCACACGGCCGCGCCTACCTGGGCTTGGCGCGGGGAGCCTGGCTGGACTTTGTCGGCGTACACGCCCAGCGGCCGGTGACCGCCCTGCGGGAAGCCTTCGGCTGCATTCGCCACCTGCTCAGCCAATCGTCCGAACCCTATGTCGGACAGGTGTTTTCCCTGGCCGGCGGCGAGGCCCTGCGGTGGAAAATCGCCCGGCCCGATGTGCCCTTTTTGTTGGGGACATGGGGAGTGCAAACCCTGGCGGCCTGCGCCAAACACATCAGCGAGGTCAAACTCGGCGGAACGGCCAATCCGGCTGCGGTGTCTCAGATGCGGAGCGTCCTGAAGAGCAGTGCGACTCACAGCCAACGGAGCACGGACGCCATCGGCCTCGTAGTCGGAGCGGTGACGGTGGTGGACGCGGACGGCAAAGCGGCCCGTGATCTGGCGCGCCGAGAGGCCGCGCTGTATCTGCCGGTTATCGCCGAGCTGGATCGCAGCCTGGCTATCGAGCCGGAGCTGCTGGCCCGCATCAGAACGGCCAGCGATGCCTACGATTTCGAACGGGCCGGCAGCTATATCTCCGATGACTTACTACGACGGGTGGCGTTCGCCGGAACACCCGAGCAGGTGGCGGACCAGGCTGCGGCCGTGTTCGAGGCGGGAGCGCAGCGGGTCGAGTTCGGCACGCCCCACGGCCTGAGCACCGCAGAGGGTCTGCGCTTATTAGGCGAGCGGGTGCTGCCGGCGCTGCGCGATGACTCATAA
- a CDS encoding amidohydrolase family protein, protein MHYDLLIRNGTLIDGSGLPRFRADVAIAQGKIAAIGRIRDGATQVIDAEGHVVSPGFVDGHTHMDAQVFWDPLGTCSCWHGITSVVMGNCGFSLAPCAEKDKLLVMRNLERAEDIAPQAMEAGIRWSWTSFPEYLDAVERLPKGINYAAYIGHSALRTHVMGERAFSQESSPDDLAAMKHEVRSAIQAGAIGFTTSRTKNHQTPDNQPVASRLASWDEVRQLVGVLGEQNAGVFEIANEDARFDPDRVDEYMGRLKALAVDTGVPVTFGMFSSRQAPNMWQPFFQLADDTAAAGGRMFIQVHSRPLNVILSFETTTPFDKLPVWSDFRKLPLAEQEAGLRDPELRGRLVAAVRQAPRRSNTGIGAEARAANFKWLFVMDAATPPYRSVAEIADERGQDPLETFLDLALETHLQRFFLQPLVNHNQDHVLEMMRHPRSVVTFSDSGAHVSQIMDSSLQTHVLSHWVRDRQALSLEEAVHQLSFVPASQWGLTGRGLLREGWQADVVIFDPATVSPRLPQVTHDLPAGARRLKQKADGFLASIVNGQVVLRDGEHTGALPGQLLRGPAGRR, encoded by the coding sequence ATGCACTACGACCTGCTGATTCGCAACGGAACGCTTATTGACGGCTCGGGCCTGCCCCGGTTTCGTGCCGATGTGGCCATCGCCCAGGGAAAAATTGCGGCTATCGGCCGTATTCGTGACGGCGCGACACAGGTCATCGACGCCGAGGGCCATGTGGTCAGTCCCGGCTTTGTCGATGGCCACACCCATATGGACGCCCAGGTCTTCTGGGACCCGCTCGGCACCTGTTCGTGCTGGCACGGCATCACCAGCGTAGTCATGGGCAACTGTGGCTTCTCGCTCGCCCCGTGCGCGGAAAAGGACAAACTGCTGGTCATGCGCAACCTGGAGCGGGCCGAGGACATCGCCCCCCAGGCCATGGAAGCCGGCATCCGCTGGAGCTGGACGAGCTTCCCGGAATACCTCGACGCGGTCGAGCGTCTGCCCAAGGGCATCAACTACGCGGCCTATATCGGCCACTCGGCCCTGCGTACCCACGTCATGGGCGAGCGCGCCTTCAGTCAGGAATCCAGCCCGGACGACCTGGCGGCCATGAAGCACGAGGTGCGCAGCGCCATTCAGGCCGGGGCGATCGGCTTTACAACCTCACGGACCAAGAATCATCAGACGCCGGACAACCAGCCGGTCGCCAGCCGCCTGGCCAGCTGGGACGAGGTGCGTCAACTGGTCGGCGTGCTGGGCGAGCAGAACGCCGGGGTGTTCGAGATCGCCAATGAGGACGCCCGGTTCGATCCCGACCGGGTTGACGAGTACATGGGACGGCTCAAGGCCCTGGCCGTCGATACCGGCGTGCCGGTTACCTTCGGCATGTTCAGCAGCCGTCAGGCGCCCAATATGTGGCAGCCCTTCTTTCAGCTGGCCGATGACACGGCGGCGGCCGGCGGGCGGATGTTCATCCAGGTCCACAGCCGTCCGCTGAACGTGATCCTGTCGTTTGAGACGACCACGCCGTTTGACAAGCTGCCGGTGTGGTCCGATTTTCGCAAACTGCCGCTGGCCGAGCAGGAAGCCGGACTGCGCGACCCGGAGCTGCGCGGCCGACTGGTCGCCGCCGTGCGTCAGGCACCGCGGCGGAGCAATACGGGCATCGGAGCCGAAGCCCGGGCGGCGAATTTCAAGTGGCTGTTTGTCATGGACGCGGCAACCCCGCCCTACCGCTCGGTGGCCGAGATTGCCGACGAACGCGGCCAGGATCCGCTTGAGACCTTTCTCGATCTGGCCCTGGAGACACACCTGCAACGCTTTTTCTTACAGCCGCTGGTCAACCACAACCAGGACCACGTGCTGGAGATGATGCGCCATCCCCGCTCGGTCGTCACCTTCTCGGACTCCGGGGCGCACGTGTCGCAGATCATGGACTCCTCGCTCCAGACCCATGTGCTGAGCCACTGGGTCCGCGACAGACAGGCGCTGAGCCTGGAAGAGGCTGTGCACCAGCTGAGCTTTGTGCCGGCCTCGCAGTGGGGTCTGACCGGACGCGGTCTGCTGCGAGAGGGCTGGCAGGCCGATGTGGTGATTTTTGATCCTGCGACGGTCAGCCCCCGACTCCCCCAGGTCACCCACGATCTGCCGGCCGGGGCACGCCGCCTGAAGCAGAAAGCCGACGGTTTTCTGGCCAGCATCGTCAACGGTCAGGTGGTGCTGCGCGACGGCGAGCACACCGGCGCCCTGCCCGGCCAGCTGCTGCGCGGCCCGGCCGGCCGGCGCTGA
- a CDS encoding CoA transferase, protein MQGLEGVRVLELGHMVSAAYATKLMADLGADVVKIEEPDGDRARRHGPFPDDITDPEKSGLFLALNTNKRGQTLDLRSTQDRHRLSELVGWADLLVHNYPAAQAEALGLDYRAFQAINPRLVMCAVTPFGLTGPYKDYTAYELTVAHGGGWAWLSPGGSDRPDLPPLRAAGQQADFQGGLAAATACLATYFRALQTGRGEHIDLSVQSYVASFLEHNFVFYTYLGWHTSRLGRRLQDPWKIFACKDGLIFLAVAEEDQWQRLQELMGNPDWSRQDLFRNAARRARNKKALHQHLNAWFRNWKVADLFRAGQDKRICFAPVFDMAQLAEQEQLRARNFFVEVSHPKAGRLTHLGPPYQLGRPWWKIRRPAPLLGEQNAEQLQTTAPAQPVQTSTPPALPPALPLAGVRVADFSWVWAGPFCTAHLAHLGAEVIKIESRARLDLTRRLPASPRGIKPSANTSAVFNQWAQAKKSLRLNFTTPEGRRIARELIQRSDVVVDNFATGVMDSLGFGYDDLKRLKPDLIVASISGYGHTGPQKNYMAYGPAIAPLTGLSSLTGYPDGPPAEVGLSYGDPNAGINAAVAICAALVARQRTGGGQYIDVSLWEAVAALLPEGWMAYAMNGQQPARQGNRDPWLAPHNCFRCAGEDEWVTIACGTDQEWQALCRAMDRPELLRDARFLTAADRKAHEDELEERLTAWTSRRDKWDITERLQAAGVAAFPSMNSHDLDRDPHLTERGFFVRLPHPEVGRQTHTGIPWLLSNAPNGVQAPAPVLGQHTDAVMRDILGYPDGEIAQLREDRVLS, encoded by the coding sequence ATGCAGGGCCTTGAGGGGGTCAGAGTCCTGGAACTCGGCCACATGGTCTCGGCCGCCTACGCGACCAAGCTGATGGCCGACCTGGGCGCCGATGTGGTGAAAATCGAAGAGCCGGACGGGGACCGGGCGCGTCGCCACGGTCCGTTTCCGGACGACATTACGGACCCGGAAAAGAGCGGCCTGTTTCTGGCTCTGAATACCAATAAGCGCGGCCAGACGCTCGACCTGCGCTCAACCCAAGATCGTCACCGCCTGTCCGAACTGGTCGGCTGGGCCGACCTGCTGGTGCATAATTACCCGGCCGCCCAGGCCGAGGCGCTGGGCCTTGACTACCGGGCGTTCCAGGCCATTAACCCGCGTCTCGTCATGTGTGCGGTCACGCCGTTTGGCCTGACCGGACCGTACAAGGATTACACGGCCTACGAACTCACCGTCGCCCACGGCGGCGGCTGGGCCTGGCTCAGCCCGGGCGGTTCCGACCGACCCGACCTGCCGCCGCTCAGAGCCGCCGGTCAGCAGGCCGATTTTCAGGGCGGGCTGGCGGCCGCCACCGCCTGCCTGGCCACCTACTTTCGCGCCCTGCAAACCGGCCGGGGCGAACACATCGACCTGTCTGTCCAGTCCTATGTGGCGTCGTTTCTGGAGCACAACTTTGTCTTCTACACCTATCTGGGCTGGCACACCTCGCGCCTGGGCCGACGCCTGCAAGACCCGTGGAAAATCTTCGCCTGCAAAGACGGTCTCATTTTTCTGGCTGTGGCCGAAGAAGACCAGTGGCAGCGGCTGCAAGAGCTGATGGGCAACCCGGACTGGAGTCGCCAAGACCTGTTCCGCAACGCGGCCAGACGGGCCAGGAACAAAAAAGCGCTCCACCAGCATCTGAACGCCTGGTTTCGGAACTGGAAGGTAGCCGACCTGTTCCGGGCCGGACAGGACAAGCGCATCTGCTTTGCGCCGGTGTTCGATATGGCCCAGCTGGCCGAGCAGGAGCAGCTCAGAGCCCGCAATTTCTTTGTTGAGGTATCCCACCCCAAGGCGGGCCGGCTGACCCACCTGGGTCCGCCCTACCAACTCGGCCGGCCGTGGTGGAAGATCCGTCGTCCGGCCCCGCTGCTGGGCGAGCAGAACGCCGAGCAACTCCAGACCACCGCACCCGCCCAGCCAGTCCAAACCTCGACTCCCCCGGCTCTTCCCCCGGCTCTTCCCCTGGCCGGCGTGCGGGTGGCCGACTTCAGCTGGGTGTGGGCCGGCCCCTTCTGCACCGCCCATCTGGCTCATCTGGGAGCTGAGGTCATCAAGATCGAGTCCCGGGCGCGGCTCGACCTGACCCGGCGTCTGCCGGCCAGCCCCAGGGGCATCAAACCCAGCGCCAACACCAGCGCCGTCTTCAACCAGTGGGCCCAGGCCAAGAAAAGCCTGCGGCTGAACTTCACCACGCCCGAAGGTCGGCGCATTGCCCGCGAGCTGATTCAACGCAGCGACGTGGTGGTCGATAACTTCGCTACCGGGGTGATGGACAGCCTGGGCTTTGGCTACGACGATCTCAAACGGCTCAAACCCGACCTCATCGTCGCCTCCATCTCCGGCTACGGTCATACCGGCCCGCAGAAAAACTACATGGCCTACGGCCCGGCCATCGCCCCGCTGACCGGCCTGTCTTCCCTGACCGGCTATCCGGACGGCCCACCCGCCGAAGTCGGCCTCTCATACGGCGACCCCAACGCCGGCATCAACGCTGCGGTCGCCATCTGTGCCGCCCTGGTCGCCCGCCAGCGAACCGGCGGCGGCCAGTACATCGACGTCTCGCTGTGGGAGGCGGTGGCCGCCCTGCTGCCCGAGGGCTGGATGGCCTACGCCATGAACGGCCAACAGCCCGCCCGGCAGGGCAACCGTGACCCGTGGCTTGCGCCCCATAACTGCTTTCGGTGTGCCGGCGAGGACGAATGGGTGACCATTGCCTGCGGGACCGACCAGGAGTGGCAGGCGCTGTGTCGGGCTATGGACCGGCCAGAACTCCTGCGCGACGCGCGTTTTCTGACTGCGGCCGACCGCAAGGCGCACGAAGACGAACTCGAAGAGCGACTGACGGCCTGGACCTCGCGGCGCGACAAGTGGGACATCACCGAGCGCCTACAGGCGGCCGGAGTGGCGGCCTTTCCGTCAATGAACAGCCACGACCTCGACCGAGACCCCCATCTCACCGAACGCGGATTTTTTGTCCGACTGCCGCATCCCGAGGTCGGCCGCCAGACCCACACCGGCATTCCCTGGCTGCTCAGCAACGCGCCAAACGGGGTGCAGGCTCCCGCGCCGGTGCTCGGACAGCACACCGATGCGGTCATGCGCGACATCCTCGGCTACCCAGACGGGGAGATTGCGCAGCTCAGGGAAGACCGTGTTCTGAGCTGA
- a CDS encoding DUF433 domain-containing protein translates to MSDFLTEIVAGEPYHYHPLGDFVVRAGGVCEGRPTFKYTRIEITGTLERLAAGEHIDEIVKGYRGRVSRAAIMEAVRLVTDQFIKTLPHLESA, encoded by the coding sequence ATGTCAGATTTCTTGACCGAGATAGTTGCTGGAGAACCCTACCACTATCACCCGCTCGGGGACTTTGTCGTACGGGCGGGAGGGGTATGTGAAGGCCGTCCCACTTTCAAATACACACGCATTGAGATCACCGGCACGCTTGAACGGCTGGCAGCTGGAGAACACATAGATGAGATCGTCAAAGGGTATCGCGGTCGTGTCTCCCGAGCCGCAATAATGGAGGCGGTCCGCTTGGTGACGGACCAATTCATTAAGACCCTTCCCCACTTAGAATCTGCCTGA
- a CDS encoding TIGR03620 family F420-dependent LLM class oxidoreductase has product MDIGKVGIWFFLDSMSAPDSAAFAQSVEKAGYKTLWIPEAVGREPFAHAAYLLNNTDTLNLATGIANIWARDAYTMATATNTVAELSGGRFVLGIGVSHKPLVSNLRGHSYDKPYSYMKDYLPKLKDVFYQAPKPAEPAPILIAALHPKMLALSAEQAQGTHTYFVPPEHTAKVRAQIGPEAWICAAQAVILESDATKARTAARQYMKTYVPRLPNYTRNLKNLGWPDEAFENGCSDELVDAIVAWGSEEKIQDRIDAHLGAGATHVCLLPIRADDEALPDPRVVEAFAPR; this is encoded by the coding sequence ATGGATATCGGAAAAGTCGGGATTTGGTTTTTTCTGGACAGCATGAGCGCGCCGGACAGCGCAGCCTTTGCCCAGTCGGTCGAAAAAGCGGGCTACAAGACACTGTGGATTCCCGAGGCGGTCGGCCGCGAGCCGTTTGCCCACGCGGCCTATCTGCTGAACAACACAGACACGCTCAACCTGGCCACCGGCATTGCCAACATCTGGGCGCGGGACGCCTATACCATGGCTACGGCCACCAATACGGTCGCCGAGCTGTCGGGCGGCCGCTTCGTGCTGGGCATCGGCGTCAGCCATAAGCCGCTCGTCTCCAACCTGCGCGGCCACAGCTATGACAAGCCGTACAGCTACATGAAGGACTACCTGCCCAAGCTCAAGGATGTCTTTTATCAGGCTCCCAAGCCGGCCGAGCCGGCCCCGATCCTGATCGCCGCCCTGCACCCCAAGATGCTGGCTCTGTCGGCCGAACAGGCCCAGGGCACGCATACGTATTTTGTGCCGCCCGAGCATACGGCCAAGGTCCGGGCTCAGATCGGTCCTGAGGCGTGGATCTGCGCCGCCCAGGCCGTCATTCTGGAGAGCGACGCGACCAAGGCCCGCACCGCCGCGCGTCAGTACATGAAGACCTATGTCCCCCGGTTGCCCAACTACACCCGGAATCTGAAGAATCTGGGCTGGCCGGACGAAGCCTTTGAGAACGGCTGCAGCGACGAGCTGGTCGATGCCATTGTGGCTTGGGGAAGCGAGGAGAAGATTCAGGACCGCATCGATGCCCATCTAGGCGCGGGAGCGACGCACGTCTGCCTGCTGCCGATTCGGGCCGATGACGAAGCCCTGCCCGACCCACGCGTCGTTGAGGCCTTTGCCCCGCGCTAG
- a CDS encoding TauD/TfdA family dioxygenase — protein sequence MAVTFHKLHPHFVAEAGPIDLRRVHDPETLAAIRTGMDDYALLVFRDQRFSDEEHLDFARRLDGELHTKTGISALKKSRLGNEALADVSNLTDRGQLQPADDRRRMYGLGNRLWHTDASFQDPPGRYSMLFARVIPPVGADTEYADMRAAYDALSPELKTRLEGLRVHHSIAHSREILGFAFSQKEQEILKGAVHPLIRSLPRSGRKSLYIAAHASRIIDWPLPEGRLLLLELIEHATRPEFVYRHQWKVGDLVIYDNRATMHRARPFEDTKYPRELRRVTTLDIQDKAAAEAAGEKVRVAR from the coding sequence ATGGCTGTGACGTTTCATAAACTCCACCCCCATTTTGTCGCCGAGGCGGGTCCGATTGATCTACGCCGGGTACACGACCCGGAGACCCTGGCCGCGATTCGGACCGGCATGGACGACTACGCGCTGCTGGTGTTCCGTGACCAGCGCTTCAGCGACGAGGAGCACCTGGACTTTGCCCGGCGTCTGGATGGCGAGCTGCACACCAAAACCGGCATCAGCGCCCTCAAAAAGAGCCGCTTGGGCAACGAGGCTCTGGCCGATGTCTCAAACCTGACCGACCGCGGGCAGCTCCAGCCGGCCGACGACCGGCGGCGCATGTACGGACTGGGCAACCGGCTGTGGCACACCGACGCCTCGTTTCAGGACCCGCCCGGACGCTACTCGATGCTGTTTGCCCGGGTCATCCCGCCGGTCGGTGCGGACACCGAGTACGCCGATATGCGGGCCGCCTACGACGCCTTGTCGCCGGAGCTGAAGACCCGGCTGGAGGGGCTGCGGGTGCACCACTCGATTGCCCACTCGCGTGAAATCCTGGGCTTTGCCTTCTCACAAAAAGAGCAAGAGATTCTGAAGGGGGCGGTTCATCCTCTGATTCGGAGCCTGCCGCGCTCGGGCCGCAAGTCGCTCTACATTGCCGCCCACGCCTCACGGATCATCGACTGGCCGCTGCCCGAAGGCCGGCTGCTGCTGCTCGAACTGATTGAGCACGCCACCCGCCCGGAGTTTGTCTACCGGCATCAGTGGAAGGTCGGTGATCTGGTGATCTACGACAACCGGGCGACCATGCACCGCGCCCGGCCCTTTGAGGATACGAAATACCCGCGTGAATTGCGGCGGGTGACGACGCTGGATATTCAGGACAAGGCCGCTGCCGAGGCCGCCGGCGAGAAGGTCAGGGTGGCCCGGTAG
- a CDS encoding DUF262 domain-containing protein, with protein sequence MSDGQPSRTIVSPEVIFLGHLVERIMAGKIRVPRFQRPFVWKQADLHALLDSVLRGFPIGSILVWETEQPVETTEYVGPVAVSREPGGVVGYLLDGQQRVSTLVGTLQLPDGEKSIIHDVEWCVYCDLDNGDFLREPTGGVKPHHFPVRSLLNTAGFFAACHNISSKVDDENMAKRWLDQADRLANAFRNYQIPLVRIREADIDSAIAVFARLNRTGRKMTADQMVSALTYQEGQFHLADNLDQFQEELEGKGFGNLDRVFLLRAILAALGLDIYAKEWANLVVKTEVRDKLPAAFEEAKKGITRALDFLKDLGVTSDRLLPYGLQLVMLGEFFRLCPQPDANVVALLKRWFWVTSFTGWFGGVNTTQATRALSEIRDLAEGRKTGVSVVDLDARAQAFPERFDSRSARVRAFLLYLTSLRPLSLCNDEEHLDPGYLLSARGTRAVGYVTSSLGAMTDLFSSPANRMFIDEDQVGQSFTRLADLGDDHLIKLLPTHGFPMSSIHQLQSNDRVSLIQERQKFLIEDERKFMRERSVHLPTAMTAASVADSETSDEE encoded by the coding sequence ATGTCCGACGGTCAGCCCTCTCGCACCATAGTCTCCCCCGAGGTTATTTTTCTGGGCCACCTTGTCGAACGCATTATGGCCGGGAAAATCCGCGTTCCAAGGTTTCAACGCCCCTTCGTCTGGAAACAGGCAGACCTGCACGCTCTGCTCGACAGCGTACTACGCGGTTTTCCGATTGGATCCATCCTCGTCTGGGAGACAGAGCAACCTGTCGAGACCACCGAATACGTCGGTCCCGTCGCGGTTAGTCGGGAGCCGGGTGGTGTGGTTGGATATCTACTTGACGGCCAACAACGGGTATCGACTCTTGTCGGCACGCTTCAGTTACCCGACGGGGAGAAGTCCATCATACACGACGTGGAATGGTGCGTGTACTGTGACCTCGACAACGGAGACTTTCTCCGGGAGCCTACGGGTGGAGTGAAGCCGCACCACTTCCCCGTAAGGAGCCTGCTTAACACAGCCGGATTCTTTGCCGCGTGCCACAACATCAGCTCGAAAGTTGATGACGAGAATATGGCCAAACGCTGGCTCGACCAAGCCGACCGTCTGGCGAACGCATTCCGAAACTATCAGATTCCCCTCGTTCGTATCCGTGAGGCAGACATCGACAGTGCCATAGCAGTCTTCGCCCGACTCAATCGTACTGGACGCAAGATGACCGCCGACCAGATGGTCTCTGCGTTGACTTATCAGGAAGGACAGTTCCATCTTGCCGACAATTTGGACCAGTTTCAGGAAGAGCTTGAGGGAAAAGGGTTCGGAAATCTCGACCGCGTCTTCCTTCTTAGGGCAATACTTGCTGCTCTCGGCCTTGATATCTACGCCAAGGAGTGGGCGAATCTTGTGGTCAAGACGGAGGTCAGAGATAAGCTTCCAGCAGCCTTCGAAGAGGCAAAGAAGGGAATCACAAGGGCGCTCGATTTTCTCAAAGATCTGGGAGTTACCTCTGACCGGTTGCTGCCCTATGGGCTCCAACTTGTGATGCTTGGCGAGTTTTTTCGACTGTGCCCACAACCAGACGCCAATGTAGTCGCATTGCTAAAGCGCTGGTTCTGGGTGACCTCTTTTACCGGCTGGTTTGGCGGAGTGAACACTACGCAAGCCACTCGTGCGCTGAGTGAAATCCGAGACCTTGCTGAAGGTAGGAAGACCGGGGTCAGTGTCGTTGATCTGGACGCACGAGCCCAGGCGTTTCCCGAGCGCTTCGATAGCCGAAGCGCTCGCGTTCGCGCCTTTCTCCTCTACCTTACGTCTCTTCGCCCCCTCTCACTTTGCAACGATGAGGAACACCTCGATCCTGGTTATCTGCTTTCTGCTCGTGGAACCAGGGCAGTAGGCTATGTGACATCGAGCCTAGGGGCAATGACGGACCTTTTCAGCAGTCCCGCGAATCGCATGTTCATAGACGAAGACCAAGTCGGCCAATCATTCACACGCTTGGCTGACTTGGGAGACGACCACTTAATAAAATTGCTACCGACACATGGCTTCCCGATGAGCTCGATCCACCAGTTACAGAGTAATGACCGAGTTAGTCTGATCCAAGAACGGCAGAAGTTCCTGATAGAGGATGAACGGAAATTCATGCGAGAGCGGTCCGTACACCTGCCAACAGCGATGACTGCGGCTAGCGTAGCTGACAGTGAAACGTCAGACGAGGAATAG
- a CDS encoding DUF3696 domain-containing protein — MKLRKLSLERYKGYAELTELELAPLTILVGANNAGKTALAKAIQLFAGGVAPSENDTLEPFPLKSGGIQHGETFEDLVTGRTVHGRLYLSATLADNGTELSLSATVTNVVAPSHPSERQISKWSLISDGQKVAVERQGFDRGALYNVCVSGRAQESRQIGWRGLIPEQPNNLADWVGASAKGLKAWASGVRHLQCPRRLIPSPFTPIEHSPTELGPNGQNTPLALAADDELRESVREWYRITFGVSLDVVAQGSYSELVVPAPARSTDVRLLQSGRGLSHVLPVVVMALTARKAGQGIDVIEHPEAELHPAAHADVAQLLLENLSPMRPMVIETHSEMMLLRTRRWIAEGRLPAENVLIYWIDTEPGHGSILRKIKINENGEMDSWPEGVFIEDYDEILAIRRASRPKE, encoded by the coding sequence ATGAAACTCCGCAAGCTCAGTCTCGAACGATACAAAGGCTATGCTGAACTGACCGAGCTGGAACTCGCCCCTTTGACCATTCTCGTGGGCGCGAATAACGCGGGTAAGACAGCACTAGCCAAGGCGATCCAGCTATTTGCGGGCGGCGTGGCTCCTTCAGAGAATGACACGTTGGAGCCGTTTCCGTTGAAGTCTGGAGGAATCCAACATGGGGAGACCTTCGAGGATTTGGTGACCGGGCGTACCGTTCACGGTCGGCTATACTTGTCCGCAACCTTAGCGGATAACGGCACTGAATTGTCGCTTTCGGCCACCGTTACGAACGTTGTAGCACCGTCTCATCCGTCCGAGCGTCAGATTTCAAAGTGGAGCCTTATCAGTGACGGCCAGAAGGTCGCAGTGGAAAGGCAAGGGTTCGATAGAGGAGCCCTCTACAATGTCTGTGTCTCGGGAAGAGCGCAGGAATCGCGACAGATCGGTTGGCGAGGACTGATCCCCGAGCAGCCGAACAATCTTGCAGATTGGGTTGGTGCGTCAGCCAAAGGCCTCAAGGCTTGGGCTTCAGGCGTTCGCCATTTGCAGTGCCCACGTCGCCTCATTCCATCGCCCTTCACTCCGATAGAACATTCGCCTACAGAGCTTGGGCCAAACGGGCAGAATACGCCCTTAGCTCTAGCGGCGGACGACGAGTTGAGAGAATCGGTTCGCGAGTGGTATCGCATCACCTTCGGTGTGAGTCTCGATGTGGTAGCACAGGGCAGTTACTCTGAACTCGTAGTCCCAGCGCCTGCCCGCTCCACCGATGTACGCCTCTTGCAATCCGGCCGAGGGCTTTCGCATGTTCTCCCGGTTGTGGTCATGGCACTCACGGCTCGCAAGGCAGGCCAGGGTATCGATGTCATCGAACACCCCGAAGCCGAGCTCCATCCAGCGGCTCACGCGGATGTCGCACAACTCTTGCTCGAGAACCTTAGCCCCATGCGGCCCATGGTTATCGAGACTCACTCGGAAATGATGCTGCTTCGCACAAGACGCTGGATCGCGGAAGGACGACTGCCGGCCGAGAACGTGTTGATTTACTGGATTGACACGGAACCAGGACACGGCTCTATTCTGCGGAAAATCAAAATCAACGAGAACGGCGAGATGGATAGCTGGCCAGAAGGCGTCTTCATCGAAGACTATGACGAGATTCTTGCTATCCGCCGTGCCAGCCGGCCGAAGGAATGA
- a CDS encoding carboxymuconolactone decarboxylase family protein: MSESGNAAQRAATSSYAEADPKLYAFLDWMEQQDPDYSKAFRAYGEKGTGEGQALAVKYREMVMSAVLVFSGRREGAVAHLKRAIEHGATKRELFEAGQSAAIPGGGITLGLWMQILAQLDSEGAFKNG, translated from the coding sequence ATGAGCGAATCTGGCAACGCAGCACAAAGAGCGGCAACAAGTTCCTACGCCGAGGCCGACCCGAAACTGTACGCCTTTCTGGACTGGATGGAGCAACAAGACCCCGACTACTCGAAAGCCTTCAGAGCCTATGGCGAGAAGGGCACCGGGGAGGGGCAGGCCCTGGCCGTCAAGTATCGGGAGATGGTCATGAGCGCCGTCCTGGTCTTCTCGGGCCGACGGGAAGGCGCGGTGGCCCACCTCAAACGGGCAATCGAGCACGGGGCGACCAAGCGCGAACTGTTCGAGGCCGGCCAGTCCGCAGCCATCCCCGGCGGCGGCATCACCCTGGGCCTGTGGATGCAGATCCTGGCTCAGCTGGATAGTGAGGGAGCGTTCAAAAACGGCTGA